A window of the Phaenicophaeus curvirostris isolate KB17595 chromosome 9, BPBGC_Pcur_1.0, whole genome shotgun sequence genome harbors these coding sequences:
- the FAM204A gene encoding protein FAM204A yields MWSGLLPPGLNESDVDLSSDEGDGLHSTFPKEGAKEDVEGVQLSEFQESGTERNATGEPILPSVTGGESESQTCPDGIPLNIWNKFVELQKKSHDMKTQAHQENRSRRRKRRRKGKQKQLEEVTKSGEQLINEDKWKELTQYFGVNDRFESPVDSRAPQKSGLELSIEKSVAEGDIDKAEELSDRLAMRELGVKIAKAAACRNFVKAKQEAEAAQEARKKKKLAWGFEAKKRWETKSNMGYM; encoded by the exons ATGTGGAGTGGACTGTTACCTCCAGGACTGAATGAAAGTGATGTTGACTTAAGTTCTGATGAGGGAGATGGATTGCACAGCACCTTTCCGAAGGAAGGTGCAAAAGAAGATGTTGAAGGAGTTCAACTGTCTGAATTCCAGGAGAGTGGAACTGAAAGGAATGCCACCGGTGAACCCATCTTGCCATCAGTGACAGGTGGAGAAAGCGAGTCTCAAACGTGCCCTGATGGAATTCCTTTAAATATTTGGAAT AAATTTGTGGAGCTTCAGAAGAAAAGCCATGATATGAAAACTCAAGCacatcaggaaaacagaagccGAAGAAGAAAGCGCCGCAgaaaag gaaaacagaaacagctCGAGGAGGTGACTAAGAG tggTGAACAGTTGATAAACGAAGACAAATGGAAAGAATTGACACAATACTTTGGAGTCAACGATAGATTTGAATCGCCTGTGGATAGCAGGGCTCCCCAAAAG tctGGCCTTGAACTTAGCATAGAGAAGTCTGTGGCTGAAGGTGACATCGACAAGGCCGAGGAGCTGAGTGACAGATTAGCCATGCGCGAG CTCGGTGTGAAAATTGCCAAAGCTGCTGCTTGCCGCAACTTTGTGAAAGCCAAGCAAGAAGCAGAAGCTGCCCAAGAAGCtcgaaagaaaaaaaagcttgcttGGGG ATTTGAAGCCAAGAAAAGAtgggaaacaaaaagcaacatgGGATATATGTAA